In one window of Hymenobacter nivis DNA:
- a CDS encoding SDR family oxidoreductase — MQRILITGANRGLGLELTRQYLERGDQVLAASRQPDAARELQALRRQYPERLTLLTLDVTDDASIAAAAQAAAQAVGGLDVLINNAGVYQPGGQAQPLGQLSAAAAVETFRINAVGPLLVSQALLPLLRAGGKARIVSISSGLGSLTWKASGDPYHYSASKAALNMYMRSLAAEVGHQGVLSVVVDPGWMRTGMGGDHAAQEPSDSARGIIRLADQLHADENGSFVTWQNQPVPW; from the coding sequence ATGCAGCGCATTCTCATCACTGGGGCCAACCGGGGCCTGGGCCTCGAACTCACCCGCCAGTACCTCGAACGCGGCGACCAGGTGCTGGCCGCCAGCCGCCAGCCCGACGCCGCCCGCGAGCTGCAAGCCCTGCGCCGGCAGTACCCCGAGCGTCTGACGCTGCTCACGCTCGACGTGACCGACGACGCCTCCATCGCCGCCGCGGCGCAGGCCGCCGCCCAGGCCGTAGGCGGCCTGGACGTGCTCATCAACAACGCCGGCGTGTACCAGCCCGGCGGCCAGGCCCAACCGCTGGGCCAGCTCTCGGCCGCTGCCGCCGTCGAAACCTTCCGCATCAACGCCGTGGGGCCCCTGCTCGTGTCGCAGGCGCTGCTGCCGCTGCTGCGGGCGGGCGGCAAGGCCCGCATCGTCAGCATCTCGTCGGGCCTGGGTTCGCTCACCTGGAAAGCCTCCGGCGACCCCTACCACTACAGCGCCAGCAAGGCCGCCCTGAACATGTACATGCGCAGCCTGGCCGCCGAAGTGGGCCACCAGGGCGTCCTTTCGGTGGTGGTGGACCCCGGCTGGATGCGCACCGGCATGGGCGGTGACCACGCCGCTCAGGAGCCCAGCGACTCAGCCCGCGGCATCATCCGCCTGGCCGATCAGCTCCACGCCGATGAGAACGGTAGCTTCGTGACCTGGCAAAACCAGCCCGTGCCGTGGTAG
- a CDS encoding gluconate:H+ symporter — protein MTLLVILLAVLGLVVLINWGKVNAFLAFLLVTLPVGFALGLPPDRLLAAVYQGLGDTLGSVVVIIVLGAMLGKLVADSGAAQQITAVMIRAFGTNNIQWTLMAAGFVIGIPLFYNVGFLLMVPLIFSVVYKYKLPAVYVGLPMLASLSVMHGFLPPHPAPTVLVAQFHANMGLTFIYGLLVAVPAIILAGPLYARTLKGIVSRPLAGFVAEDLPESALPGRVNSFVSSLLPVLLLLGAAGLRLALPAGSAWGPALAFISEPTIILLLSVVVATYTLGLARGKTMGNIMDAYGSAVKDIAMILLIIGGAGALKQVLVASGASTEIAAGLQGTGLPPLLLGWLIAAVIRVSLGSATIAGLTAAGMMLPTMAQSHADPNLMVLAIGAGSLLLSHFNDGGFWLFKEYFNLSVKDTLRSWTAMETIVSVVGLAGVLLLNWALPLVAPGLAHH, from the coding sequence ATGACCCTGCTCGTGATTTTGCTGGCCGTGCTGGGCCTGGTGGTCCTCATCAACTGGGGCAAGGTCAACGCTTTTCTGGCATTTTTACTGGTGACGCTGCCGGTGGGCTTTGCCCTGGGCCTGCCGCCCGACCGCCTGCTGGCCGCCGTGTACCAGGGGCTGGGCGACACGCTGGGCTCGGTGGTGGTCATCATTGTGCTGGGGGCCATGCTGGGCAAGCTGGTGGCCGACAGCGGCGCCGCCCAGCAAATTACGGCCGTCATGATTCGAGCCTTCGGCACGAATAATATTCAGTGGACGCTGATGGCGGCGGGCTTCGTAATCGGCATCCCGCTCTTCTACAATGTCGGGTTCTTGCTGATGGTGCCGCTGATTTTTTCGGTGGTGTACAAGTACAAGCTACCCGCCGTGTACGTGGGCCTGCCCATGCTGGCCTCGCTCTCGGTGATGCACGGCTTCCTGCCGCCGCACCCCGCGCCCACGGTGCTGGTGGCGCAGTTCCACGCCAACATGGGCCTCACGTTTATTTATGGGCTGCTGGTGGCGGTGCCGGCCATCATCCTCGCGGGGCCCCTTTATGCGCGCACGCTCAAGGGCATCGTGTCGCGGCCGCTGGCCGGCTTCGTGGCCGAGGACCTGCCCGAAAGCGCGCTGCCGGGGCGCGTCAACAGCTTTGTGTCGTCGCTGCTGCCGGTGCTACTGCTGTTGGGTGCGGCCGGGCTGCGGCTGGCGCTGCCAGCGGGCAGCGCGTGGGGCCCCGCGCTGGCGTTTATTTCCGAGCCCACCATCATTTTGCTGCTGTCGGTCGTCGTGGCCACGTATACCCTGGGCCTGGCCCGGGGCAAAACCATGGGCAACATCATGGACGCCTACGGCAGCGCGGTGAAGGACATCGCCATGATTTTGCTCATCATTGGCGGCGCCGGGGCCCTCAAGCAAGTGCTGGTGGCGAGCGGCGCGAGCACCGAAATTGCCGCCGGCCTGCAGGGCACCGGCCTGCCGCCGCTGCTGCTGGGCTGGCTGATTGCGGCCGTCATCCGCGTCAGCCTGGGCTCGGCCACCATCGCCGGCCTCACGGCGGCGGGCATGATGCTGCCCACCATGGCCCAGTCGCACGCCGACCCCAACCTGATGGTGCTGGCCATCGGGGCGGGCAGCCTGCTGCTGTCGCACTTCAATGACGGCGGGTTTTGGCTGTTCAAGGAATACTTCAACCTGTCGGTGAAAGACACGCTGCGCTCATGGACGGCCATGGAAACCATCGTGTCGGTGGTAGGCCTGGCCGGCGTGCTGCTGCTGAATTGGGCCCTGCCGCTGGTGGCGCCCGGGCTGGCCCACCACTAG